GCCTCTGTCCTTTCAGCTTTCCTCACTAAACCAGCTTCATCACACAGAAACAAGTTTTCTGTCACTCGTTGCTTCTTACAGCCGACATTTGGTTTGTGCACTTAGTCAATAAAGAGGAGTCATtgcacagacattaaaaaaatggaaatgtagaGTTAATTTGGTCAAGTTTGGGTCCGAGGAACTTTTGTTGAGTCTTGATATACTTGAGACAGCAGATGAAGTGTAGCTGTGgactttttattacattttatttattgttatgttGATTTTGATTAGGATGAAACTTTATAATGAAGCTATCATGTTGATTCAGTGTCTGGCTCAGTCACCTCACATCCAGACGATCCTGGGCTGTAACATTTGAATCCAGACTTCATTCAAACCTCTAGTGACTCATTTTGCTCCTGGTGTAATCTGTCATTCTTCAAAATATCATGCTACCACTAAGGGAACTAAAAAAGAAACCTCCCCACTCAAAGCATTACCAGAATACTGCAGGGTTATATTTATTGCACCATCACAGGTGAGATTACTTCACGTCTCCCAGTGCAGAAGCATCGACGGCAAACTGCGCTCAAAAGGTTGTGGTTTTATCCTAAATTGCCAAGAAAGAAACACACCTAAATCAGGTCTGATTTCCCACATAGGAGGAGACGTCCTGGGGATCTGGAGACGTTCCTAAAACATCCGCTTTTGGTTATGCAGGACATCAAACTCACATTGGCACATAGCAGCATAACAAAGAGGACAACTGGGAGGTGAAGAGAACTTTTCCACATTGTCCCCCGTTGGTCAAATGGAGACGTTTCATTCAGGACCTCATCTAAGTTGGAAGAGATGCCCTTAACATCATTCAGTAAAATAATCAACTCAGTAAAGTAATTTGTAAGAACTGaagacataaaacataaaatattactATAGTATTGCATGGTAATATtatataacatttaataaagtataatataatacaacaaAAGAAATTCTTGCTCTTCTCATTAATGCTATTATGAAGCATTAATGGCAAAGTCAGATTTCTTGCTGCTGTTCCAGTTGTGTTTGGTTGCTCTCTGGTCTGTGCGTCAGTGTGCAGGACTGGAGGATCCTCATGGACCAGATGCATCAACACAGAGACGGGATCGAGTCCTCATACGAAGAGGCCACGGTGCTTTCACTGACCTGGTTCAGTGTTACAGCAGggatgattgtgtgtgtatgatctACTATGAATAACTTTTGGCTCAGGATGACGCTCTTAAATTAAACTGTTTATCACAAACGCTTCAAAGTTGGTCATTAAATATATAAGAAAGTATTATAGAGTATTTTATGAGAGTTTATCAGTCAACTGTTTTTGACCAGTAACAGAAGTTTGAACACAATTTGAGGAAAAGTTAGAGAAACATGGAGCTTTCACAGAAGCCTGAGGAGCCAAGAAgtactttatgatttaaaactTAAATATTATCAAATGGGGATCAGGTTTTAACGGAGGTTTTGctgtaaatgagaaaacaaagttcagattcacagagctgctcctcttcctggaCTGAATCAAAGCCTGAAaacacctccctcctcttcctgctctcaaACACAGCCAGCTCAACTCTGTCGACATGTTTCCTCCCCTTCAGATTTAAAGTGTGAGGATGGGTGAAACCAACATGGTGGAGTGCTAAAGCTAACATTCAGTGCAGGAACAGATGTTGTTTAGATCAGAGCTCAAACTGGTTTAATTTCTGAGGAAGTGAAACTTAGACAGTCGTTGCCACTGACAGGTGAAATGGCGCAGCAAGGAGTTCAGCTGGACCGGGAAACCTTCTCCTGTTCGATCTGTCTGGACCTCCTGAAGGATCCGGTGACTATTCCCTGTGGACACAGCTACTGCATGAGCTGTATTAAAGGCTTctgggatggagaggatgagaaggGGATCtacagctgccctcagtgcaggcagacgttcacaccgaggcctgtcctgctgaaaagcaccatgttagcagctttggtggagcagctgaagaagacgggactccaggctgctcctgctgatcactgctacgctggagctgaagatgtggcctgtgatgtctgcactgggaggaaactgaaagccctcaagtcctgtctggtctgtctggccTCTTACTGTGAGAAACACCTCCAGCCTCATCATGACGTGGCTCctttacagaaacacaagctggtggagccgtccaagaagctccaggagaacatctgctctcTCCACCATGAGGTGAAGAAGATGTTCTGCCGTACTGATCGGCAGagtatctgttatctctgctctgtggaccaacataaaggccacgacacagtgtcagctgcagcagagaggactgagaggcagacagagctggagaagagTCGCCTGAATatccagcagaggatccaggacagagagaaagacctgaaggagctccagcaggaggtggagaatATTAATCACTCTGCTGATAAAGCAGTGGAGGACAGTGAGAagatgttcactgagctgatccgtctgatggagaacagaaggtctgatgtgaagcagcaggtcagatcccagcaggaagcTGAAGTGAGTCGAGTCAAAGATCTTCAGGAGGAGATGGATCAGGagatcagggagctgaagaggagggacgctgagctggaggagctctcacacacagaggatcacaaCCAGTTTCTGCACAGCTACACCTCACTGTCACCACTcaaagaggacacacactcatccagcatcaacatccgtccTCTGAGATACTTTGAGGACGTgacggctgctgtgtcagagctcagagagaaactacaggacGCTCTGAGGGACGAGTGGacaaacatctcactgactGAAGTGGATGTTCTACTGCCACAACCACAGCCCACGACCAGAGCTGGATtcttaaaatattcatgtgaaCTCACAAtggatccaaacacagcacacacatgtcTGTTATTATCTGagggaaacagaaaagcaacagTAATGAGACAAGAGCAGTCTTATTCCAGTCACCCAGACAGGTTCACTACATGTTACCAGGTCCTGAGTAGAGAAAGtctgactggacgttgttactgggaggtggagaggagcaggggaggAGTTTATGTCGCAGTCGCATACAAGAGTATCAGCAGAACAGGAGACTCAGATGAAAGTGGATTTGGAAACAATAAGAAATCATGGGCATTAAACTGTAGCAAAAATAGTTACACATTTCACAGCAACAGTATCTCAACTCCTGTCCCGGTTCCTCAGTCCTCCAGAGTTGGAGTGTACCTGGACCACCGTGCAGGTATTCTGACCTTCTACAGCGTCTCTGAAaccatgactctcctccacagagtccagaccaCGTTCACTGAGCCGCTACACGCTGGACTTTGGTTATATTATGGAACCACTGCTGAGTTTTGTAAACTCAAATAGACAGAAGCCATTTAACACTGGGTTAAATTGTGTGTCACATGTCTTAAAGCTGTTTTGTCCTCATGTTTGTTGCTGAGAGctgattgctgtgaaattttaCCTGCCAATCAAACattactggggggggggggggtactttGACTTCTTCTCATTAGTTGTTCTGTAGTTGTCCTCAGGTGGCGCTCCTTCCTGATTGTCTGTTCAGCCGTGAGGACTCTCACTGCTTATGATGAGTTTtgtttaaagataaagataaagatggaCTTCATTGATTTtttgcatgttacagcagcaacagaagcaGGAGCAAGATAGCAATAgtagaaaaccaaaaaaagactgataaaatacaaaaacaataattattatttacacaaaatatattgtaataatgataaatattcaCACTATGTACACCTTACCTTACCTGAACTGAAATGTCTCtgcatgaaaatgtaaacaggatcctgataatttattttctttcacataGCTGAGATTGTAGTTATCAAACTGATTGCGTGTACATGACATCATTTAACAGACTTTACTGATTTACAAATCAATAAACAATCATTAGCAGAGTATTGTCTTCCTGTCTTCATTCCAGGGTCTTATACAAAGCTGGTGGAGAAACTGTGAAACTAATGTGAGAGTAAAACTGAAGCAGTTTGTGTCCAGAGCAGAAGAGCGTTTGTCAGTCAGCCTCTGTCCTTTCAGCTTTCCTCACTAAACCAGCTTCATCACACAGAAACAAGTTTTCTGTCACTCGTTGCTTCTTACAGCCGACATTTGGTTTGTGCACTTAGTCAATAAAGAGGAGTCATtgcacagacattaaaaaaatggaaatgtagaGTTAATTTGGTCAAGTTTGGGTCCGAGGAACTTTTGTTGAGTCTTGATATACTTGAGACAGCAGATGAAGTGTAGCTGTGgactttttattacattttatttattgttatgttGATTTTGATTAGGATGAAACTTTATAATGAAGCTATCATGTTGATTCAGTGTCTGGCTCAGTCACCTCACATCCAGACGATCCTGGGCT
The Pempheris klunzingeri isolate RE-2024b chromosome 4, fPemKlu1.hap1, whole genome shotgun sequence genome window above contains:
- the LOC139200574 gene encoding tripartite motif-containing protein 16-like, whose product is MAQQGVQLDRETFSCSICLDLLKDPVTIPCGHSYCMSCIKGFWDGEDEKGIYSCPQCRQTFTPRPVLLKSTMLAALVEQLKKTGLQAAPADHCYAGAEDVACDVCTGRKLKALKSCLVCLASYCEKHLQPHHDVAPLQKHKLVEPSKKLQENICSLHHEVKKMFCRTDRQSICYLCSVDQHKGHDTVSAAAERTERQTELEKSRLNIQQRIQDREKDLKELQQEVENINHSADKAVEDSEKMFTELIRLMENRRSDVKQQVRSQQEAEVSRVKDLQEEMDQEIRELKRRDAELEELSHTEDHNQFLHSYTSLSPLKEDTHSSSINIRPLRYFEDVTAAVSELREKLQDALRDEWTNISLTEVDVLLPQPQPTTRAGFLKYSCELTMDPNTAHTCLLLSEGNRKATVMRQEQSYSSHPDRFTTCYQVLSRESLTGRCYWEVERSRGGVYVAVAYKSISRTGDSDESGFGNNKKSWALNCSKNSYTFHSNSISTPVPVPQSSRVGVYLDHRAGILTFYSVSETMTLLHRVQTTFTEPLHAGLWLYYGTTAEFCKLK